From a region of the Arvicanthis niloticus isolate mArvNil1 chromosome 6, mArvNil1.pat.X, whole genome shotgun sequence genome:
- the Tmem114 gene encoding transmembrane protein 114 has product MRVRLSTLAGAAALSGALSFVLLAAAIGTDFWYIIDTERLERSSQRGRDQGLANRSQQEPLSSHSGLWRTCRVQSSCTPLMNPFWQENVTVSDSSRQLLTMHGTFVILLPLSLIVMVFGGMTGFLSLLLRAHLLLLLTGTLFLFGAMVTLTGISIYIAYSAAAFREAVCLLEERTLLDQVDIRFGWSLALGWISFVSELLTGVVFLAAARVLSLSQRQDQAI; this is encoded by the exons ATGCGGGTGCGCCTGAGCACTCTAGCAGGCGCGGCGGCGCTGAGCGGGGCTCTGAGCTTCGTGCTGCTGGCAGCCGCCATCGGCACCGACTTCTGGTACATCATCGACACCGAGAGGTTGGAAAGGAGCAGCCAGAGGGGGCGGGACCAGGGACTGGCCAACCGCAGCCAGCAGGAGCCTCTGAGCTCCCACTCGGGACTCTGGAGGACTTGCCGGG TCCAGAGCTCCTGCACGCCGTTGATGAACCCTTTCTGGCAGGAGAATGTGACGGTCAGCGACTCCAGCAGACAGCTTCTCA CCATGCACGGGACATTTGTGATCTTGTTGCCACTCAGTCTGATCGTGATGGTGTTTGGGGGGATGACCGGGTTCCTGAGCCTCCTCCTCCGAGCTcacctcctgctgctgctcaccGGGACCCTCTTTCTCTTTGGAG CCATGGTGACCCTCACTGGAATCAGCATCTACATTGCGTACTCAGCGGCCGCCTTCAGAGAGGCAGTTTGCCTCTTGGAGGAGAGGACCCTGCTGGATCAGGTGGACATACGCTTTGGCTGGTCCCTGGCCCTTGGCTGGATTAGCTTTGTCTCTGAGCTGCTCACTGGGGTGGTCTTCCTGGCAGCCGCACGTGTGCTCAGCCTGAGCCAGAGGCAGGACCAAGCCATCTGA